One stretch of Podospora bellae-mahoneyi strain CBS 112042 chromosome 2, whole genome shotgun sequence DNA includes these proteins:
- a CDS encoding hypothetical protein (EggNog:ENOG503NYNT; COG:C), protein MDAGCLWGMVYETLVIGKHDGFIINGGRYPTVGVSGFILGGGLGPFTRSFGMGCDTLVEAKVVTADGRLITVRETSKKGSPEERLFWALQGAGAASFGAVVRMKLRVRKLSSLNGFVGGITDDVVKVMNAFYLTNWPDKMTIDSTWICDLRQSNNGGVRFNISFNGRKSEYDRTIEKLLQVRPTENDTVEEEVKSLKEQLKRRALA, encoded by the exons ATGGACGCTGGATGCCTGTGGGGCATGGTGTATGAGACGTTAGTCATTGGGAAGCACGACGGGTTTATCATCAACGGGGGGAGATACCCGACTGTGGGTGTGAGTGGTTTCATCCtcggtggtgggcttggtCCGTTTACCCGAAGCTTCGGGATGGGGTGTGACACGCTTGTGGAGGCGAAGGTTGTAACAGCTGATGGGAGGTTGATCACGGTCAGAGAGACGTCCAAGAAGGGGTCCCCGGAGGAGAGGCTGTTTTGGGCTCTCCAAGGCGCTGGCGCTGCCAGTTTTGGTGCTGTGGTGCGGATGAAGCTCAGGGTTCGGAAGCTGAGCAGCTTGAACGGATTTGTA GGCGGGATTACTGATGACGTCGTGAAGGTAATGAACGCATTCTACCTGACAAACTGGCCGGATAAGATGACGATTGACTCGACTTGGATATGCGACCTCAGACAGTCAAACAACGGCGGCGTCAGATTCAATATCTCTTTCAACGGCCGCAAGAGTGAATACGACAGGACCATCGAGAAGCTGCTTCAAGTTAGACCCACAGAAAATGATACTGTAGAGGAGGAAGTTAAGAGCTTGAAGGAGCAGCTAAAACGAAGGGCGCTCGCCTAG
- a CDS encoding hypothetical protein (MEROPS:MER0006204; EggNog:ENOG503NYDR; COG:V), whose translation MLYAPLLSSLIDTGCGILAKRLVNPLGSSCPRIRAALAVSICSPVISGTSDCSSRTLLSGESLPHQLNDIFYLTSATKLITTIAALQAIDDAHLSLDSPETISQFAPELVNKPILSPDGATLTPPTNRITLRQLLSHTSGLAYHFLHPYLSAWLEKNQEPCYNLPSPGSVSGRNKPLQPGHRRPVEEAFAYPLIFEPGTSWSYGPNLDWTGRILERATNTTLGQHVQERICKPIGITAQDAQFYPVEGDEPRSRMVDLNPSDPAGLGLAVVGGTMDTNRRSEGDFGGHGMFMSAEGYIKVLRSLLANDGKLLRKETMEEMFRDLIGAEGEENARGCLIVLLESSTWLGRRGSRLDMGWAGC comes from the exons ATGTTATATGCGCCGCTCTTGTCATCTTTGATCGACACCGGTTGCGGCATATTGGCTAAGCGGCTGGTGAACCCCCTTGGAAGCAGCTGTCCAAGAATTCGGGCTGCCTTGGCTGTCTCAATCTGCTCACCAGTCATATCGGGCACCTCAGATTGCAGCTCACGCACCCTTCTCTCCGGTgaatccctcccccaccaactcAACGACATCTTTTACCTCACCTCCGCAACAaaactcatcaccaccatcgccgccctccAAGCCATAGACGATGCGCACCTCTCCCTGGACTCCCCAGAAACAATCTCCCAATTCGCCCCGGAACTAGTCAACAaacccatcctctccccagaCGGCGCGAccctcacccctcccaccaaccgCATCACCCTCCGCCAGTTACTTTCCCACACCTCCGGCCTGGCATATCACTTCCTCCACCCTTACCTCTCCGCCTGGCTCGAGAAGAACCAAGAACCCTGTTACAACCTGCCAAGCCCTGGCAGCGTT TCTGGGCGTAACAAACCCCTGCAACCAGGCCACCGTCGCCCAGTAGAAGAAGCATTCGCTTACCCGCTGATCTTTGAGCCCGGAACATCCTGGTCTTATGGACCTAACCTCGATTGGACAGGGCGTATCCTCGAGCGAGCGACGAATACCACCCTCGGGCAACACGTCCAGGAGCGCATCTGCAAACCAATAGGCATCACAGCACAAGATGCCCAGTTTTACCCCGTCGAGGGCGATGAACCCAGATCTCGAATGGTCGACCTTAACCCCTCTGACCCGGCAGGGCTGGGGTTGGCTGTTGTAGGGGGGACAATGGATACGAACAGGCGGAGTGAGGGGGATTTTGGTGGGCATGGGATGTTTATGAGTGCTGAGGGGTATATCAAAGTTCTTCGGTCTCTGTTGGCAAATGATGGAAAGTTGTTGAGGAAAGAGACGATGGAAGAGATGTTTAGGGATCTGAttggggcggagggggaggagaatgcGAGGGGGTGTTTGATAGTCCTACTGGAATCTTCTACATGGTTGGGACGGAGGGGGTCAAGGTTGGACATGGGTTGGGCGGGTTGTTAa
- a CDS encoding hypothetical protein (EggNog:ENOG503P5YD; COG:S), which yields MKLSMLLPLLPLATASTPASPGLSYLGHASIAASAPFSIGSSTFGSRIVFPLAGGTFIGPLFNATVPAYGGDWGLGNPAAGNFYVDARYQLKTTDGVDIYASANGPQQPEGVLHTRVRFEAGSDTPYGWLSGIVAVGITTPVVDEDGQVKGIEVDLWRMTSPSTIAGKGKKGKKTRRV from the exons ATGAAGCTCTCAatgctcctccctctcctcccgcttGCCACAGCCTCCACTCCGGCCTCACCAGGCCTCTCCTACCTCGGCCACGCAAGcatcgccgcctccgcccctTTCAGCATCGGCTCCAGCACCTTTGGCAGCCGTATCGTCTTCCCCCTTGCCGGCGGGACATTCATCGGTCCTCTCTTCAATGCCACCGTTCCTGCCTATGGA GGTGACTGGGGTCTGGGCAATCCAGCCGCGGGCAACTTTTATGTCGACGCTCGGTATCAATTGAAAACTACCGATGGCGTAGACATCTACGCCTCGGCCAACGGCCCGCAGCAACCTGAGGGTGTGTTGCATACCAGGGTCAGGTTTGAGGCTGGATCAGACACGCCGTATGGGTGGCTGAGCGGAAttgtggcggtggggattactacgccggtggtggacgaggatggaCAAGTGAAAGGAATCGAGGTTGATCTTTGGAGGATGACTAGTCCGAGTACGATTGCgggcaaggggaagaaggggaagaagacgcGGAGGGTCTAG
- a CDS encoding hypothetical protein (EggNog:ENOG503P1CI; COG:S), which produces MDPLTSISLVANVAAFVDFGFKIVSAAREVQSSTSGTTATNVNAEVLTINFRTVVANIKGSRLAGNSQLDEARLAALVDECERLSDELLGLLDSLRARKPGSKRHVFVIAWRNMMKRGEKEVLEARLDRCRNQLQLEIAQRTSEKSLERLEAIAASGECQTNELAIIKHSLHDLHQLHSAAQTKLDSTSFQGLNTLLKLCGQAFERVALSKLLSSIGFEKMSDRLENIAEAHATTFNWLVDASEAVDPKASLGDLDSLEAQEWLRYTEVQDSYRKASREALTSWLLEGNGIFHIFGKPGSGKSTLLKHLLKHPAVQNMLEGWAGGKALIKCSFFFWKGGSVGQKTFSGLYRSLLCSVFKQCPELVPSIVPSLWQLCLQGGNAQLTDAEARHAFLKIMERDEVFTHRKFVFFIDGLDEFEGDDTGLVRTFLGWTRLRPDNIKICVSSRELPLFQERFSSYPKLRLHEVTSLDIMGYVKSTLEENEDLSSAVYHSLTLHLGQKIIEKAEGVLLWVSLVLRIVERGLLQEDNPEDLEAKIDGLPTELETLFQVIFKAIETEAHPIDRRRAMLTLAVCLERTSWELSNVFLHQLSFLDEYESDCNFLFKSLRQTETIEDEERLRRCRKQVNGRCRGLVSVTASSADEPDVPIPTRRVEQVAITHRSLIEFFSKTQVREVIEAQTQGFNMTQFTSRSFVAQQMTEPDPSSIEESHLHFDILGLFKVVWYHDFMNTSIVTDVLLDLQKIPFLSSSLKVSGSKRYRPMDYEWWYLWRKTKICHSIVSHKEDRTVADIIIFLALKYGLPELLTPPEVLKGGALVQAAQKLGPQHLLMRIFDTLLASTQPSWNQLELRQYDRLLKTMAMCLRDGASPNLPVTWQQNYSLLDRFSGRISSLWEVLIWTTLCGYGQVNGMQINRQTRILTFLPIWVLFLAYGADTEFKLKVDTDHAVSPYQDAIRIVALFGKEQEDPFTPLFIPRLQNLVVDMASKQNGLLSLSDIASLIFPDDFHKFVPLLEQQGSSEQDGEEKRCAVLKSFGLDLEHWDPPPPSPVVAVFPEVFGLSINKCVLENMGPYAVDEPQRGIVVYTKQGIELLDRNNPAHDRVDIIA; this is translated from the exons ATGGATCCGCTCACGTCCATCAGCCTGGTTGCCAATGTTGCCGCCTTTGTTGATTTCGGCTTCAAGATTGTGTCCGCTGCCCGCGAGGTTCAAAGTTCCACAAGTGGGACGACTGCTACCAATGTCAACGCTGAGGTTCTTACTATCAACTTTAGGACAGTCGTCGCAAACATTAAAGGTTCTCGGCTTGCAGGTAACTCTCAGTTGGACGAGGCGAGGTTAGCTGCGCTTGTTGACGAATGTGAGCGTCTATCggatgagcttcttggcctaCTGGACTCTCTCAGGGCCAGAAAGCCAGGCTCAAAGAGACATGTGTTCGTCATCGCCTGGAGAAACATGATGAAAAGGGGTGAAAAGGAGGTGTTGGAAGCGCGATTGGATAGATGTAGAAATCAGCTGCAGCTGGAAATTGCCCAGAGAACGAG TGAAAAGTCCCTGGAACGTCTGGAGGCCATTGCGGCGAGCGGTGAATGCCAAACAAACGAGCTCGCTATCATCAAACATAGCTTGCACGATTTGCATCAGCTGCATTCTGCCGCCCAAACCAAACTCGATTCTACCTCATTTCAGGGGTTGAACACCTTACTGAAGCTCTGCGGGCAAGCCTTCGAAAGGGTTGCTCTTTCCAAGCTCCTATCCTCCATTGGGTTCGAGAAAATGTCTGATCGACTTGAAAATATCGCCGAGGCCCATGCAACGACTTTCAACTGGCTAGTAGACGCTTCCGAAGCTGTGGACCCCAAAGCATCATTGGGAGATTTGGATTCATTAGAAGCCCAAGAGTGGCTACGCTACACCGAGGTTCAAGATTCATATCGCAAGGCGTCTCGGGAAGCTCTAACATCGTGGCTTTTGGAAGGTAATGGGATTTTCCACATCTTCGGAAAGCCAGGGTCAGGAAAGTCCACGTTGTTGAAGCATTTGCTGAAGCACCCTGCTGTTCAAAATATGCTTGAAGGGTGGGCCGGAGGCAAAGCACTGATCAAGTGCTCATTTTTCTTCTGGAAAGGTGGATCGGTTGGCCAAAAAACGTTTTCCGGTCTTTACCGATCCCTTCTCTGTTCGGTCTTCAAACAGTGCCCGGAGCTGGTCCCATCAATTGTCCCATCACTTTGGCAACTGTGTTTGCAGGGTGGAAATGCTCAATTGACCGACGCTGAAGCGCGCCATGCTTTCCTCAAGATAATGGAGCGAGACGAAGTCTTTACACACCGAAAATTTGTATTCTTCATCGACGGCCTGGATGAGTTCGAAGGCGATGACACTGGCTTGGTTCGTACCTTTCTCGGTTGGACACGGCTCAGACCCGACAACATCAAAATCTGCGTTTCAAGTCGCGAGCTTCCGCTATTCCAAGAGCGTTTCTCATCGTATCCCAAGCTTCGACTACACGAGGTTACAAGTTTGGACATTATGGGCTATGTGAAGAGTACGCTCGAAGAGAATGAAGACTTGTCCTCGGCAGTCTACCACAGCCTCACCCTCCATCTTGGTCAGAAGATCATTGAGAAGGCAGAAGGAGTGCTGCTGTGGGTATCATTGGTCCTGCGGATTGTTGAGCGTGGTCTTCTTCAGGAGGACAACCCCGAAGACTTGGAGGCCAAGATCGATGGACTGCCTACAGAACTCGAGACTTTGTTTCAAGTCATATTCAAAGCAATTGAGACAGAGGCTCACCCTATTGACAGGCGTAGGGCTATGCTCACTCTAGCTGTTTGCTTGGAACGGACATCTTGGGAACTATCCAACGTTTTCCTTCATCAGCTATCCTTTCTGGATGAGTACGAATCGGATTGCAATTTTCTCTTCAAGAGTTTACGCCAAACAGAGACTattgaagatgaagaaaggCTACGAAGATGTCGGAAGCAAGTCAACGGACGATGCAGAGGACTTGTGAGCGTAACTGCATCAAGCGCTGATGAACCGGACGTGCCAATACCGACAAGAAGAGTTGAACAAGTTGCAATCACACACCGCTCCCTTATCGAATTCTTTTCGAAAACACAGGTCCGTGAAGTTATCGAGGCTCAGACCCAAGGATTCAATATGACACAATTTACTAGCCGATCTTTCGTGGCTCAGCAGATGACAGAACCGGATCCAAGTTCGATAGAAGAATCTCACCTCCACTTCGACATTCTTGGACTCTTCAAGGTTGTATGGTACCATGATTTCATGAACACATCCATTGTGACAGATGTGCTTCTAGACTTGCAAAAAATTCCCTTTCTTTCATCCTCACTCAAGGTCTCGGGGAGTAAAAGGTATCGGCCAATGGACTATGAGTGGTGGTATCTTTGGAGAAAGACAAAGATATGCCATAGTATTGTTTCACATAAGGAGGATCGAACTGTTGCTGATATCATCATTTTCCTGGCATTGAAATATGGGCTACCAGAGCTCTTAACCCCACCGGAGGTGCTCAAGGGAGGGGCACTTGTTCAAGCGGCTCAGAAGCTTGGGCCGCAGCACCTACTAATGCGTATATTTGACACTTTACTGGCATCGACCCAACCCTCTTGGAATCAGCTTGAACTCCGACAGTATGACCGCCTTCTGAAGACAATGGCCATGTGCCTACGAGATGGGGCATCACCAAATCTCCCAGTCACTTGGCAACAAAACTACTCTTTACTAGATCGGTTTTCAGGAAGGATCTCAAGTCTGTGGGAGGTATTGATCTGGACAACCTTGTGTGGGTACGGTCAGGTGAACGGAATGCAAATCAACAGACAAACGCGCATTTTGACCTTTTTGCCCATCTGGGTTCTCTTCCTGGCTTATGGTGCAGACACCGAGTTCAAGCTCAAGGTCGATACTGACCACGCAGTATCACCTTACCAAGACGCTATTCGCATTGTCGCGCTTTTCggaaaagaacaagaggacCCCTTCACGCCGCTCTTTATCCCACGGCTACAGAacttggtggtggacatggcTTCGAAACAAAACGGGCTCCTCAGTCTCTCCGATATCGCCAGCCTAATCTTCCCGGATGACTTTCACAAGTTTGTACCTCTGCTCGAGCAACAAGGGAGCAGCGAacaggacggggaggagaaaCGGTGCGCAGTGCTTAAATCTTTTGGACTGGATTTAGAGCACTGGGATCCTccgccaccatcgccagTAGTCGCAGTGTTTCCAGAAGTCTTCGGCTTGTCGATTAACAAGTGTGTACTAGAAAATATGGGCCCTTATGCGGTGGACGAGCCGCAGCGGGGGATTGTGGTCTACACCAAACAGGGTATCGAACTTTTGGACCGAAACAATCCAGCACATGACCGAGTCGACATTATTGCATAG
- a CDS encoding hypothetical protein (EggNog:ENOG503P141; COG:S), with product MSNTIPQNPPPPPPVNEKVPLLPTPTAEDHLKTSCGNLITWLGGPYAILLQIASPSIALGSCTHSRFRTHPISRFRRTAAFIIAVVHGTEEQRNLICNAIKKQHSHIHGPNYTANDPLLQKWTAATLFVAGQKTHELFSIERKPMSREEKEVLCQEFGRFATALDMPLEMWPGSLGEFERYFNEELQSLEITEASKQVADVLLRGMELPWFLMWALPVMRVLMAGWLPERFRVAFGLPDPNGWAVWGAYWVAVRLIWGLNWLTPEGVRVLVESWMKRDMATAAEDIRVHGRWMI from the exons ATGTCCAACACCAtaccccaaaacccaccaccaccaccacctgttAACGAAAAagtccctctcctcccaaccccaaccgcaGAAGACCACCTCAAGACCTCCTGCGGCAACCTCATAACCTGGCTCGGCGGACCCtacgccatcctcctccaaatcgCCTCCCCCAGCATCGCCCTCGGCTCCTGCACCCACTCCCGCTTCCGCACCCACCCCATCTCCCGCTTCCGCCGAACCGCAGCCTTCATCATCGCCGTGGTCCACGGAACCGAGGAACAACGCAATCTCATCTGCAATGCTATCAAAAAACAAC ACTCCCACATCCACGGCCCAAATTACACCGCCAacgaccccctcctccagaaaTGGACAGCAGCCACCCTCTTCGTTGCTGGCCAAAAAACTCACGAACTGTTTTCGATTGAGAGGAAACCCATGTCAcgggaggagaaagaggtGCTATGTCAGGAGTTTGGGAGGTTTGCTACCGCGTTGGATATGCCGCTGGAGATGTGGCCTGGGTCGTTGGGGGAGTTTGAGAGGTATTTTAATGAGGAGTTGCAATCATTGGAGATTACAGAGGCGAGTAAGCAGGTGGCGGATGTTTTGCTGAGAGGGATGGAGTTGCCTTGGTTTTTGATGTGGGCTTTGCCGGTtatgagggtgttgatggctgGTTGGTTGCCAGAGAGGTTTAGGGTTGCTTTTGGGCTGCCTGATCCGAATGGGTGGGCAGTTTGGGGGGCGTATTGGGTTGCTGTCCGGTTGATATGGGGGCTGAATTGGCTAACGCCTGAAGGGGTGAGGGTGCTGGTTGAATCGTGGATGAAGAGGGACatggcgacggcggcggaggataTTAGGGTGCATGGTCGGTGGATGATATGA
- a CDS encoding hypothetical protein (COG:T; EggNog:ENOG503Q4SS), with protein MQLKTLTLLGLASAVNAQTLADVLAENAATLSSLTSFLQSEEVIYELFANAQDVTLLAPSNEALARLNATPLANELLSDPNYLTAFLAYHVLNGTFYASNLTSSPTQFLPTILDLAAYSNVTGGQRLQVQAADGGVSFLSGNGELSTVESANFNYTGGTIHIIDNYLTIPASLPAALLEQNLTALVGAVTQAGVAETLTNARDITLFAPNNAAFDAIGNLVSELTVEQLTGILGYHVIVGQTVYSSQIEDGATATTFQGGDITLRVEDGSVFVNSARVVKADVLCANGVIHVIDGVLNPSNTDAEPNPAESTQAPAFSGASSTGGVPFTSGITVPTSAPAEPTATSGPDSGNGDDTPVEAGAAAQGAALGMAALFGAAVLLAQL; from the exons ATGCAGCTCAAgaccctcaccctcctggGTCTCGCCTCGGCAGTCAACGCCCAAACCCTCGCCGACGTCCTCGCCGAGAACGCGGCTactctctcctccctcaccagcttCCTCCAGTCCGAAGAGGTTATTTACGAGCTCTTTGCCAACGCCCAAGatgtcaccctcctcgccccctccAACGAGGCCCTCGCCCGTCTGAACGCCACCCCTCTGGCCAACGAGCTCCTCTCCGACCCCAACTACCtcaccgccttcctcgcctaCCACGTCCTCAACGGGACCTTCTacgcctccaacctcacctcctcccccacccaattcctccccaccatcctcgacctcgcGGCGTACAGCAATGTCACCGGCGGCCAGAGACTCCAAGTCCAGGCCGCTGACGGCGGCGTGAGCTTCCTTTCTGGAAACGGCGAGCTCAGCACTGTTGAATCCGCCAACTTCAACTACACCGGTGGCACCATCCACATCATCGACAACTACCTCACTATTCCCGCCTCTTTGCCTGCCGCCCTCCTGGAGCAAAACCTCACTGCTCTTGTCGGCGCCGTGACGCAGGCTGGTGTTGCCGAGACGCTTACCAACGCGCGGGACATTACCCTTTTTGCCCCCAACAACGCGGCATTTGATGCGATTGGGAACTTGGTCAGCGAACTGACTGTTGAGCAGCTGACGGGGATTCTGGGGTATCACGTCATTGTCGGGCAGACTGTTTATTCCAGCCAGATTGAGGACGGGGCTACGGCGACTACTTTCCAGGGGGGTGATATTACGCTTagggtggaggatgggagcGTTTTTGTCAACAGTGCTAGGGTTGTGAAGGCTGATGTGCTTTGCGCCAATGGGGTCATTCATGTTATTGATGG TgtcctcaacccctccaacaccgacGCTGAGCCCAACCCTGCTGAGTCCACCCAGGCTCCCGCTTTCTCTGGcgccagcagcaccggcggTGTCCCCTTCACCTCTGGCATCACTGTTCCCACCAGTGCTCCTGCCGAGCCTACTGCTACCTCTGGCCCTGACAGCGGCAACGGTGATGACACTCCTGTTgaggctggtgctgctgctcaggGTGCTGCTCTTGGTATGGCCGCCCTCTTTGGCGCTGCTGTACTCTTGGCTCAGCTGTAA
- a CDS encoding hypothetical protein (COG:U; EggNog:ENOG503NYNY), whose protein sequence is MEPSDAEPAARADSTTSEPVDLTSTNPHSLSRAVYARRSEYTRRRRVRIKIGTWNVAACPGTDKDLARWFVDGKGLDATQTETNKNPKNGDGHEKIDLYVLGLQEINELTAPSQYMTWIYAPDSTPADKWKAALGAALPDGYQLIATEQLAAMLLLVYASPEVAPIVSNVSTTSVATGALGYLGNKGAVCARIVLGEATNLLFVNCHLASGVESSYIERRIWQVQQVLQYARFEPIAVGGITEAEKGKIGDEDFAFWFGDLNSRLDHLPGDDIRRLFMLHTQGEYDVSKKNLRREDSLEGEGVVVQHLSDSSEDAKDEDQTNTAGKETIGQDSKKSGENNADDDSFDLPDPDEFPLDPSEDPASLQTTITSLLPHDQLRRLMKDRKVFHEGWREGPIRFLPSYKYDVGTVALFDSSEKQRPPSWCDRILYRTREDREAFEKKIREEDEARKRDEEMKAQGMENAADDDQVLFSYDPDNDGDDQPSSSVSPYDAYDENDDDEEQNGETGEKLRLDLYTSHQRITSSDHKPISSIFTLDCDAVVPDLKAKVHSEVARELDRAENEGRPVVTIVVDYQGSRPRSQSNFSDRPELAIDFGRVRFLEKMTSSLTLANTGSVPATFAFVEKPSTEGPDLAGNFEWLTTSFIRPEESDDGSEPVDLGKKVTLEPGETVNAHLEAVIDTVRQAQMLNEGEVTLDEVLVLRVMDGRDHFIPVHADWAPSCIGRSVEELIRVRTGGIREFCNALAKKNGKFGAIPYDLPAHHAAPKELFELTEATETLTERAIADAQMLDDCEVPTAPGWPFEEATWQGTDKETRTAQVISVIDALDRDERILSVFLPEVPSIQRLEAVSEAFLFFLEGMVDGVITTPLWNRIEQAALPSLAQSVATAVDAPSAEDDKTAILDILATTPNHNICFVFLTTTLARIAAELAPLTKADLEAIKNSDAASRSGLVALGRKSLSFRRSTGPGIQAVVALNRRRAKERKFAEVFGGLVCRGSVLEKDKDRKALEEKQRALIGLFLRRREE, encoded by the coding sequence ATGGAGCCCTCGGATGCCGAGCCAGCTGCCCGTGCTGATTCCACGACATCCGAACCCGTCGACCTCACTTCCACCAACCCGCACTCCTTGTCGAGAGCAGTATACGCTCGTCGGTCAGAATACACACGTCGCCGGCGGGTACGAATCAAGATCGGAACATGGAACGTGGCCGCATGCCCAGGCACGGATAAGGATCTTGCCAGGTGGTTTGTGGACGGAAAGGGGCTGGATGCTACACAGACGGAGACGAACAAGAACCCCAAGAATGGCGACGGACATGAAAAGATTGATCTCTATGTCCTCGGACTTCAGGAGATCAACGAGCTTACGGCGCCGTCTCAGTACATGACATGGATCTATGCGCCAGACAGTACCCCCGCGGACAAGTGGAAAGCTGCTTTGGGGGCTGCCTTACCAGATGGGTACCAGCTCATCGCCACGGAACAGCTTGCGGCCATGCTACTCTTGGTCTACGCTTCCCCCGAGGTTGCTCCCATTGTTAGCAATGTTAGCACTACTAGTGTTGCGACTGGAGCGCTTGGATACCTCGGCAACAAAGGAGCAGTGTGCGCACGCATTGTTCTCGGCGAGGCCACCAACTTGTTGTTTGTCAACTGTCATCTTGCCAGCGGGGTTGAAAGCTCTTACATCGAGCGACGAATCTGGCAGGTACAACAGGTCCTTCAATATGCGCGCTTCGAACCAATTGCTGTTGGTGGCatcaccgaggccgagaaggggaagattgGAGATGAGGATTTTGCATTTTGGTTTGGAGACCTCAACTCTCGGTTGGACCATCTACCCGGTGACGATATTCGCCGCCTGTTCATGCTACATACCCAGGGAGAATATGATGTTTCCAAGAAGAACCTACGTCGCGAGGACTCGTTGGAAGGCGAAGGAGTAGTTGTGCAGCACTTGTCTGACAGTAGCGAGGATGCGAAAGATGAGGACCAGACCAACACAGCCGGGAAGGAAACTATCGGACAGGACTCGAAGAAGTCTGGCGAAAACAATGCCGACGACGATTCTTTCGACCTTCCTGATCCTGACGAGTTTCCATTAGACCCAAGCGAAGACCCTGCTTCGCTTCAAACAACAATCACCTCCTTACTGCCTCACGACCAGCTTAGACGGCTGATGAAGGACCGCAAAGTGTTCCATGAAGGCTGGCGGGAGGGTCCGATCAGGTTCCTACCATCCTATAAGTATGACGTCGGCACTGTCGCCCTCTTCGACTCTAGCGAAAAGCAACGCCCTCCAAGTTGGTGCGACCGCATCCTGTATCGTACGCGGGAGGACAGGGAAGCTTTTGAAAAGAAGATAcgcgaggaagatgaagcgaggaagagggacgAAGAAATGAAGGCCCAGGGCATGGAGAATGCCGCGGATGATGACCAGGTCCTATTTTCTTACGATCCCGATAACGACGGTGACGACCAGCCCAGCTCTTCGGTATCGCCATACGATGCTTACGACGAgaacgacgatgacgaggaacAGAATGGCGAAACTGGTGAGAAACTGCGTCTTGACTTGTACACCTCCCATCAACGAATTACTTCATCAGACCACAAGCCTATAAGCTCCATCTTCACACTAGATTGCGACGCTGTAGTACCGGATCTCAAAGCCAAGGTCCATTCTGAGGTTGCGCGCGAGCTTGACCGAGCAGAGAACGAGGGACGGCCGGTAGTCACGATTGTCGTTGACTATCAGGGTTCTCGCCCCCGCAGCCAGTCTAATTTCTCCGACAGGCCCGAGCTGGCCATCGATTTCGGACGAGTAAGGTTCTTGGAGAAGATGACATCGTCTCTCACCTTGGCCAACACCGGTAGTGTACCAGCTACCTTTGCATTCGTTGAGAAGCCTTCAACGGAGGGCCCAGACCTTGCTGGGAATTTTGAATGGCTAACAACGTCCTTTATTCGCCCCGAAGAGAGTGACGATGGCTCAGAGCCGGTTGATCTTGGGAAAAAGGTTACATTGGAGCCTGGCGAGACGGTGAATGCACATCTAGAGGCCGTCATCGATACCGTCCGTCAAGCTCAAATGCTCAACGAAGGCGAGGTGACCCTGGATGAGGTTCTGGTGCTGCGTGTTATGGACGGCAGGGATCACTTCATTCCAGTTCATGCCGATTGGGCACCATCATGTATTGGACGCTCTGTTGAGGAACTCATTCGGGTTAGGACCGGTGGCATCAGGGAGTTCTGCAATGCTCTAGCCAAGAAGAATGGGAAATTTGGCGCGATTCCATACGATTTACCAGCGCACCATGCTGCGCCAAAGGAGTTGTTCGAGCTTACGGAAGCTACGGAGACACTTACCGAGCGAGCCATCGCCGACGCCCAGATGTTGGACGACTGTGAAGTTCCCACCGCTCCGGGCTGGCCTTTTGAGGAAGCCACCTGGCAGGGAACCGACAAAGAGACGCGCACTGCCCAAGTCATCAGTGTCATCGATGCCCTCGATCGAGACGAGCGAATTCTTTCCGTGTTCCTTCCCGAAGTACCGTCTATTCAACGCCTAGAGGCAGTCAGTGAAGCCTTCCTATTCTTCCTCGAAGGCATGGTCGACGGGGTTATCACGACGCCATTGTGGAACCGCATCGAGCAAGCAGCTCTGCCTTCCTTGGCACAGTCAGTGGCTACAGCAGTCGATGCCCCCTCGGCGGAAGACGACAAGACTGCGATCCTCGACATTCTAGCTACCACTCCCAACCACAATATCTGCTTTGTATTCTTGACGACGACACTCGCAAGGATAGCTGCCGAGCTGGCACCTCTGACCAAGGCTGATctcgaggccatcaagaatAGCGATGCCGCATCTCGCTCGGGCCTAGTCGCATTGGGCCGGAAGTCTCTCAGCTTCAGGAGGTCGACGGGGCCGGGAATTCAGGCGGTTGTGGCTCTCAACAGGCGCAGGGCTAAGGAGAGGAAGTTTGCGGAagtgtttggggggttggtttgtcGGGGGtcggtgttggagaaggacaAAGATCGGAaggcgctggaggagaagcaacGGGCGCTTATCGGGCTGTTTTTAaggcggagggaggagtga